A section of the Candidatus Thioglobus autotrophicus genome encodes:
- the trxA gene encoding thioredoxin TrxA — translation MNDKILAVTDASFEADVINSSQTVLVDFWAEWCGPCKALAPVLDEIADEYDGKVIIAKVNVDENDQTPPKYGIRGIPTMLLFKDGVVAATKMGALSKAELSTFIDTNI, via the coding sequence ATGAACGATAAAATTTTAGCAGTCACAGACGCCAGCTTTGAAGCGGACGTTATTAATTCATCACAAACCGTATTGGTTGATTTTTGGGCCGAATGGTGTGGACCTTGTAAAGCATTGGCACCGGTATTAGACGAAATAGCCGACGAGTATGATGGCAAAGTAATTATTGCTAAAGTAAATGTAGATGAAAACGACCAAACACCACCAAAATACGGCATTCGAGGCATTCCAACAATGCTTTTGTTTAAAGATGGTGTAGTGGCTGCAACTAAAATGGGTGCTTTGTCAAAGGCTGAGCTCAGTACGTTTATTGACACCAATATTTAA
- a CDS encoding SDR family NAD(P)-dependent oxidoreductase, with protein sequence MRAVLITGCSSGIGLCLAQGLKQAGYRVFATARKLQDVEKLSHLGFESYQLDLASSASIQLAMREIFSQTDTLYGLIHNGAYGQVGALEDISREVLEAQFQANVFGWHELTNLVLPSMKKNNTGRIIYLSSVLGFVAMPFRGPYNASKFAIEGLVDTLRLELTNTQVQLSLIQPGPIESQFRANAYLAFKAHVDMDKSDYKENYQGMIQRLKSTKLAAYTLSPESILNCTLHALEAPKAKIHYRVTFPTKLFAVLKRVLPSRIMDKILSKAGGGGKR encoded by the coding sequence ATGCGCGCAGTCTTAATCACAGGCTGCTCTAGTGGAATTGGACTATGTCTTGCTCAAGGCTTAAAACAAGCAGGATATCGTGTTTTTGCAACAGCTAGAAAACTTCAAGACGTTGAAAAGCTCAGCCACTTAGGCTTTGAATCGTATCAGCTAGATCTCGCTTCATCTGCTTCTATTCAGCTCGCTATGCGTGAGATTTTCTCGCAGACAGATACTTTATACGGATTAATTCATAATGGCGCTTACGGGCAAGTTGGCGCTTTAGAAGATATTTCTAGAGAGGTGCTTGAGGCTCAATTTCAGGCTAATGTCTTTGGCTGGCATGAGTTAACCAACTTAGTTTTACCAAGTATGAAGAAAAATAACACGGGTAGAATTATTTACTTAAGCTCGGTATTAGGTTTTGTTGCTATGCCTTTTCGAGGGCCCTATAATGCCTCAAAATTTGCCATTGAAGGGTTGGTTGATACATTAAGACTTGAGCTTACCAACACTCAAGTGCAGTTGTCACTCATTCAGCCCGGCCCTATTGAGTCGCAATTTAGAGCAAATGCTTATTTAGCCTTTAAAGCGCATGTTGATATGGATAAAAGTGACTATAAAGAAAATTATCAAGGCATGATTCAACGCTTAAAATCAACCAAGTTGGCCGCTTATACATTGTCGCCTGAATCTATTTTAAACTGTACTTTGCATGCACTAGAAGCGCCTAAGGCCAAAATTCACTATCGAGTTACCTTTCCGACTAAATTATTTGCAGTGCTGAAAAGGGTGTTGCCCAGTCGAATTATGGATAAAATACTCTCTAAAGCAGGTGGCGGAGGCAAGCGATAA
- a CDS encoding beta-ketoacyl-ACP synthase III, with translation MNKFARIIGTGSYLPPNVVTNDDLSKTIDTTDEWITTRTGIKQRHVVSNESTCDLAEKASIKALEMAGIDVSELDLIILATTTPDKIFPATATMLQKAIGASCPAFDLQSVCAGFIFALTTAEQYIKTGAAKNVLVVGSETMSRIVDWNDRSTAILFGDGAGAVVLSGSEETGILHSKLFSDGTYLSSLQVNNNFINETGFIEMAGNEVFKIAVNRLSELAEETLNEVGMSSEELDWMVPHQANIRIISSVAKRIKTPMDKVIVTLENHGNTSAASIPLALDTAVRDGRIKKGDNLLMEGIGGGFSWGSVLVQF, from the coding sequence ATGAATAAATTTGCTCGAATTATTGGCACAGGAAGCTACCTACCGCCAAACGTTGTTACCAATGACGACCTCTCTAAAACCATCGATACGACTGATGAGTGGATTACAACGCGCACCGGTATTAAACAACGACATGTTGTTTCCAATGAAAGCACCTGTGACTTAGCCGAGAAGGCTTCAATAAAAGCACTTGAAATGGCAGGTATTGACGTCTCTGAATTGGATTTAATTATCCTTGCAACCACCACGCCAGATAAGATTTTTCCAGCAACTGCCACCATGCTACAAAAAGCCATTGGCGCTTCTTGTCCTGCTTTTGACTTGCAATCTGTTTGCGCGGGATTTATCTTCGCCCTAACTACCGCTGAGCAATATATCAAAACAGGTGCTGCTAAGAATGTTTTAGTGGTTGGTAGTGAAACCATGTCAAGAATTGTAGATTGGAATGATCGCTCAACAGCAATTCTTTTTGGCGATGGTGCTGGCGCTGTTGTACTTAGTGGCAGCGAAGAAACTGGCATTCTACATTCCAAACTATTTAGTGATGGCACCTACCTATCCTCTTTACAAGTCAATAATAATTTCATCAATGAAACTGGTTTTATTGAAATGGCCGGCAACGAGGTATTTAAAATTGCCGTTAATCGCCTATCTGAGCTCGCTGAAGAGACTTTAAATGAAGTAGGCATGAGTTCAGAAGAGCTTGATTGGATGGTGCCACATCAAGCTAATATTCGTATTATCTCAAGTGTTGCTAAACGCATTAAAACACCAATGGATAAGGTGATTGTTACCTTGGAAAATCACGGCAACACTTCTGCTGCTTCTATCCCATTAGCACTTGACACAGCAGTAAGAGACGGACGAATCAAAAAAGGTGATAACCTACTAATGGAAGGTATTGGCGGCGGATTTAGCTGGGGCAGTGTTTTAGTACAATTCTAA
- the glnD gene encoding [protein-PII] uridylyltransferase, whose protein sequence is MKLDDYKARYQNLQRSLQAGFLNSTIAVEGFVLARANGVDELLKDIWQGFDMPAQISLVAVGGYGRSELHLYSDIDLLILIPNDSHQIHQEKISQFLTFLWDVGLEVGHATRDIKDCVRVIDDLSIVTNLLEARLIVGLERTFEQMKRVIKTSDWSSQSFFIEKQKEQRARHANFSNTAYNLEPNIKESPGGLRDIQTVAWVAKWYFSVNTLFELVETKYLSNDEYELLKTSQLFLWRVRFALHIIAKRREDRLAFQYQKQVADMLGYTDGDSMAVECFMKDYYQTVTKVARLNDILLQLLEDKVINTQYLNSQFRISYGYIHANHDQVFSQNPAAFIEVFLLIAKHNYIRGISAGTLRQMQDDLDLIDQNYYKKRNNNRLFIELLQQNQGVNKALKLMNRYGVLEHYIPAFGKIIGLMQYDLFHAFTVDQHTLFVIRNLRRFFISEFSHEFSLCSEISSHIKKPELLMLAGLFHDIAKGRGGDHAQLGMQDARIFCKSHQLNTADTNLVVSLVEKHLLMSVVAQKQDIDDPVVIKSFCDAVGSLEFLEYLYLLTVADIRATKDDLWNDWKDVLLRKLFRHAKQYLDSDTEILLSDSQRIEKSKQVLIEACIAQGFDMERVQQTLECLPKDYYLRYELDDMLWHLSLQLNSDPSSTIISSKISESNVVDIFVLCDDFKGLFFNLVSVLERVGLDIVDAKILTTKDDRAYNTLSILQDKSLEGLDLSQVISQALSDPKAKVTKLQSHYSHRYFDNKTHISLSEDKKWQLTKLEINTLDKIGVLSNIAYVLYEMNISLINARVSTMGERVEDVFFISDANHGPLNKLQQSSLKMALEERL, encoded by the coding sequence ATGAAATTAGATGATTACAAGGCGCGATATCAAAACTTACAGCGCTCTTTACAAGCAGGGTTTTTAAACTCCACTATTGCTGTCGAAGGGTTTGTGCTTGCAAGGGCAAACGGCGTTGATGAATTATTAAAAGATATTTGGCAGGGGTTTGACATGCCTGCTCAAATATCTTTGGTTGCGGTTGGCGGCTATGGTCGTAGTGAGTTACATTTGTATTCAGATATTGATTTACTGATTTTAATTCCAAACGATTCGCATCAAATTCACCAAGAAAAAATCTCTCAATTTTTAACATTCTTATGGGATGTTGGGCTGGAAGTAGGTCATGCAACCAGAGACATTAAAGATTGTGTTCGCGTCATTGATGACTTAAGTATTGTTACAAATTTACTAGAGGCTCGTTTAATTGTTGGCCTTGAACGTACTTTTGAACAAATGAAGCGTGTGATTAAGACCAGTGACTGGTCATCACAATCTTTTTTCATTGAAAAGCAAAAAGAGCAGCGAGCTAGACACGCTAACTTTTCAAATACCGCCTATAACTTAGAGCCCAATATTAAAGAAAGTCCAGGTGGATTGAGAGATATACAAACAGTTGCTTGGGTAGCCAAATGGTATTTTAGCGTCAATACTTTGTTTGAGTTGGTGGAGACTAAGTATTTGAGCAATGATGAATATGAGCTCTTAAAAACTTCCCAGCTGTTTTTGTGGCGAGTAAGGTTTGCATTGCATATCATTGCTAAGCGTCGAGAAGATCGCTTGGCATTTCAGTATCAAAAGCAAGTGGCAGATATGCTGGGTTATACAGATGGTGATTCAATGGCAGTTGAGTGTTTTATGAAAGACTACTATCAAACTGTCACTAAAGTAGCTCGATTGAATGATATTTTGCTGCAATTACTTGAAGATAAAGTGATTAACACGCAATATTTAAATAGCCAGTTTAGAATTTCATATGGCTATATTCATGCGAATCATGACCAGGTGTTTAGTCAAAATCCTGCTGCGTTTATTGAGGTGTTTTTGCTCATTGCCAAGCATAACTATATTCGCGGCATTAGCGCTGGAACCTTGAGGCAAATGCAAGATGATTTAGATTTAATTGATCAAAATTATTACAAGAAGCGCAATAATAATCGTCTATTTATTGAGCTATTACAGCAAAATCAAGGGGTTAATAAAGCCTTAAAACTCATGAATAGATACGGTGTTCTTGAGCATTATATTCCAGCGTTTGGTAAGATTATAGGGCTCATGCAATATGACTTGTTTCATGCCTTTACCGTTGATCAGCATACGTTGTTTGTGATTCGCAATCTTAGACGTTTTTTTATTAGTGAATTTTCCCACGAGTTTAGTTTGTGTAGTGAAATTTCCAGCCATATTAAGAAGCCAGAGTTACTAATGTTGGCAGGTCTTTTTCATGATATTGCTAAAGGTAGAGGGGGTGATCATGCACAATTAGGCATGCAAGATGCACGGATATTTTGTAAGAGTCATCAGCTTAATACGGCAGATACAAATCTTGTGGTTAGCCTGGTTGAAAAGCATTTACTGATGTCGGTTGTTGCACAAAAACAAGATATTGATGACCCTGTAGTAATTAAAAGCTTTTGTGATGCAGTCGGCTCTTTGGAATTTTTAGAATATCTATATTTATTAACTGTGGCAGATATTCGAGCGACCAAGGATGATTTGTGGAATGATTGGAAGGATGTCTTATTGAGAAAATTATTTAGACATGCTAAGCAATATCTAGACAGTGATACCGAAATTTTATTGAGTGATAGTCAGAGAATTGAAAAAAGCAAACAGGTGTTAATTGAGGCTTGTATTGCTCAAGGCTTTGATATGGAGCGTGTTCAACAAACATTAGAGTGTTTGCCTAAAGATTATTATTTGCGATATGAGCTAGATGACATGCTCTGGCATTTGTCGCTACAATTGAATAGCGACCCATCTTCGACTATTATTAGTTCTAAAATTTCTGAAAGTAATGTGGTTGATATTTTTGTTTTATGTGACGATTTTAAGGGTTTATTTTTTAATTTAGTCAGCGTATTAGAGCGAGTTGGATTGGATATTGTAGATGCCAAAATTTTAACAACTAAAGATGATAGGGCGTATAACACACTTAGTATTTTGCAAGATAAAAGCCTGGAAGGACTGGATTTAAGTCAAGTTATTTCACAAGCTCTGAGCGATCCTAAGGCCAAGGTTACCAAGCTACAATCACATTACTCACATCGCTATTTTGACAACAAAACACACATTAGTTTGAGTGAAGATAAAAAATGGCAGCTGACAAAATTAGAGATCAACACCCTGGACAAGATCGGAGTGCTGTCTAATATTGCTTATGTATTGTATGAAATGAACATTTCACTCATTAATGCTAGAGTTTCAACTATGGGTGAGCGGGTAGAGGATGTATTTTTTATTAGTGATGCTAATCATGGGCCTTTGAATAAATTACAGCAATCTAGTTTAAAGATGGCGCTAGAAGAAAGACTATAA
- the queF gene encoding preQ(1) synthase — translation MSSHPSKELEVFDNPNPERDFVIQIDMPEFTCLCPKTGQPDFATLHLEYIADQACVELKALKMYIWSFRDEGAFHEAVTNEILNDLVKATNPRFMCLKAIFNVRGGVYTTVIAEHQQTGWSPKPIVNLQHLS, via the coding sequence ATGTCTTCACATCCTAGTAAAGAACTTGAAGTTTTTGACAATCCCAATCCTGAGCGTGATTTTGTTATTCAGATTGACATGCCGGAATTCACTTGTTTGTGTCCTAAAACAGGTCAGCCAGATTTCGCTACTTTGCATTTGGAATATATTGCAGATCAGGCTTGTGTTGAGCTTAAGGCATTAAAAATGTATATTTGGTCATTTCGTGATGAAGGCGCCTTTCATGAGGCGGTTACCAATGAAATTTTAAATGATTTGGTGAAGGCGACTAATCCAAGGTTTATGTGCCTAAAGGCGATTTTCAATGTACGTGGCGGTGTTTATACGACAGTTATCGCCGAACATCAACAAACTGGGTGGAGTCCTAAGCCGATTGTCAATCTTCAACATCTTTCGTAA
- a CDS encoding polyprenyl synthetase family protein, whose amino-acid sequence MQFDQYVARVNTKLDYYLTTQGSLTEAMRYSVLAGGKRFRPILSYCVADMFGSNLEQVDSSSCAVEFIHAYSLIHDDLPAMDDDDIRHNQPSCHKRFDEAQAILAGDGLQALAFEVLVNDPLLNSQIKIDLLSTLTHAAFEMAEGQAIDLSIVDRTVDINLLESMHRKKTGALLSCAVDLGAVVAQCSEQDRHTLKVFSQAIGLAYQIQDDVLDVETPVGVLGKQQHSDSEKNKPTYPAIIGLQASKEAYQALYLQASECLNELSVDAKILQLLTQKLQTRTF is encoded by the coding sequence ATGCAGTTTGATCAATATGTTGCTAGAGTTAATACCAAACTCGATTACTATTTAACCACCCAAGGTTCGCTAACCGAGGCGATGCGTTATAGTGTATTAGCAGGGGGGAAGCGTTTTAGACCAATACTAAGCTATTGTGTGGCAGATATGTTTGGCAGTAATTTAGAGCAAGTAGATTCTAGTAGTTGTGCGGTGGAGTTTATCCACGCCTATTCACTCATCCATGATGATCTTCCAGCTATGGATGATGATGATATTCGCCATAATCAACCTTCATGTCATAAGCGCTTTGATGAAGCTCAGGCCATTTTAGCGGGGGATGGACTTCAGGCTTTGGCTTTTGAAGTATTGGTTAACGATCCTTTGTTAAATAGCCAGATAAAGATTGACCTATTATCAACTCTAACGCACGCTGCTTTTGAGATGGCTGAAGGGCAAGCTATTGATTTGTCCATTGTTGATCGCACGGTTGATATTAACTTACTTGAAAGTATGCATCGTAAGAAAACAGGCGCTCTTCTTAGTTGTGCAGTTGATTTAGGCGCGGTTGTTGCTCAATGTAGCGAACAAGATCGACACACTTTAAAAGTATTTTCTCAGGCTATTGGCCTGGCTTATCAGATACAAGATGACGTGCTAGATGTGGAGACACCTGTTGGTGTTCTGGGTAAGCAACAGCACTCAGATAGTGAAAAAAATAAACCAACTTATCCTGCTATTATTGGCCTACAAGCCTCTAAAGAAGCTTATCAAGCGCTTTATTTGCAAGCAAGCGAGTGTTTAAATGAGCTAAGTGTGGATGCAAAAATATTGCAATTATTGACACAGAAATTGCAAACTAGAACGTTTTAG
- a CDS encoding exodeoxyribonuclease VII small subunit: protein MTKRFDFNKGLVDLEEIVKTMESGDLSLEDSLAYFSKGVELTKSCQLALDKASQKISKLTEQDGFTSEAPLNDS from the coding sequence ATGACTAAAAGATTTGATTTCAATAAGGGTTTGGTAGATTTAGAAGAAATTGTGAAAACAATGGAATCGGGTGATTTGAGTTTAGAAGACTCATTAGCTTATTTTTCTAAAGGCGTTGAGCTGACCAAATCTTGCCAATTGGCGCTTGATAAGGCTAGCCAAAAAATCTCAAAACTTACTGAGCAAGATGGCTTTACAAGTGAAGCACCTCTGAATGATTCATAG
- the pcnB gene encoding polynucleotide adenylyltransferase PcnB, whose translation MFNIFRKKKQTNIIRQAVDFDQRLLDRDAIKVVQTISKAGFEVYLVGGCVRDLLLGLKPKDFDIATNAKPEQVHKLFKRSRLIGRRFRLVHVMFSARKFLEVATFRSGQVKTAKSGVIVRDNCYGKVEEDVVRRDFRVNALYYDINTKEVIDYIGGLQDINDQTIHIIGEPLVRFEEDPVRMIRAVRFQTKLDFQLSDEIKQAIHQQASLLSNISPARLYEECIKLFHNEYGFQVFERLEKYDLLKHLFKQTRKNEFIKIALNNTSSRIKRNKPVTPAFLFAVFLWQAQNERFQLIKQKQKSTYLAMSQASEEVIISQIKQVSLPRWLTARIKDTWMMQNRLEKMQPKKVEDILASKGFRMAYDFLVLRSQSINPELKSVADFWTKAQK comes from the coding sequence ATCTTCAACATCTTTCGTAAAAAGAAGCAAACCAACATCATTCGTCAAGCAGTTGATTTCGATCAAAGACTGCTAGATAGGGATGCCATTAAAGTTGTTCAAACTATTTCCAAAGCTGGCTTTGAGGTCTATTTGGTTGGTGGTTGCGTACGTGATTTATTATTAGGCCTTAAGCCTAAAGATTTTGACATTGCCACTAACGCCAAGCCAGAACAAGTACACAAGTTATTTAAACGCTCTCGTTTAATTGGTAGACGCTTTCGCCTAGTGCATGTTATGTTCTCAGCAAGAAAATTTTTGGAAGTTGCAACCTTTAGATCGGGCCAAGTAAAAACCGCTAAAAGTGGTGTTATTGTGCGTGATAATTGCTACGGTAAGGTTGAGGAAGATGTGGTTCGTCGTGATTTTCGAGTGAATGCACTGTATTACGATATCAATACTAAAGAAGTAATTGACTATATTGGTGGCTTGCAAGATATAAATGATCAAACCATTCATATTATTGGAGAGCCGCTGGTGCGTTTTGAGGAAGATCCCGTGCGCATGATTAGAGCGGTTAGGTTTCAAACAAAGCTTGATTTCCAGCTAAGTGATGAAATTAAACAGGCTATTCATCAGCAAGCGTCATTACTGAGTAATATTTCCCCGGCTCGACTCTATGAAGAGTGCATTAAATTATTCCATAATGAGTATGGCTTCCAAGTGTTTGAGCGTTTAGAAAAATATGACTTATTAAAGCATTTATTTAAGCAAACGCGTAAAAATGAGTTTATTAAAATTGCGCTAAATAATACTTCCAGTAGAATTAAAAGAAACAAGCCAGTAACCCCTGCTTTTTTGTTTGCTGTATTTTTATGGCAGGCGCAAAATGAACGCTTTCAGCTGATTAAGCAAAAGCAAAAAAGCACTTATTTGGCTATGAGTCAGGCTTCTGAAGAAGTGATTATTAGCCAGATTAAACAAGTGTCCTTGCCAAGGTGGCTAACAGCGCGTATCAAAGACACGTGGATGATGCAAAATCGATTAGAAAAAATGCAGCCTAAAAAAGTGGAAGATATTCTCGCAAGTAAAGGTTTTCGCATGGCGTATGATTTTTTAGTACTACGCTCTCAAAGTATTAACCCTGAGCTTAAATCCGTCGCTGATTTCTGGACCAAAGCACAGAAATAA
- the rho gene encoding transcription termination factor Rho, which translates to MKLSELKKSSPEELLELAQSLGAENISRAKKQTLIFIILKAKAANNEEVIGDGVLDILQDGYGFLRSSDDSYTSGADDIYISPNQIKRFNLSIGDLVAGKIRAPKKGEKYFALVQVSEVNGENPENVRNRVPFASLTPIHPDQRLSLEIGNGGTEDITARVIDLIAPFGKGQRGLLVAPPKAGKTMIMQNIASSISRNHPECELIVLLIDERPEEVTEMARTVRGEVIASTFDEPAKRHVQVAEMVIQKAKRRAEQGKDVIILLDSITRLARAYNTVAPSSGKVLTGGVDANALQRPKRFFGAARNIENGGSITIIATALIDTGSKMDEVIYQEFKGTGNMELHLEKRLSEKRIFPAININASGTRREELITDEKELQKLWILRKILHPMDTVEAAEFLIDRLKLTKTNDEFFASMAQKK; encoded by the coding sequence ATGAAATTATCAGAGTTAAAAAAATCCTCTCCAGAAGAATTATTAGAGCTAGCCCAGTCATTAGGTGCTGAAAATATCTCGCGAGCCAAAAAACAAACCCTTATCTTTATCATTCTAAAGGCAAAAGCCGCTAATAATGAAGAGGTAATTGGTGATGGTGTATTGGATATTTTGCAGGATGGTTACGGATTTTTAAGATCAAGTGATGATTCTTATACTTCGGGTGCAGATGATATTTACATCTCTCCTAATCAAATTAAACGCTTTAACTTGTCAATAGGTGATTTGGTTGCGGGCAAGATTCGAGCACCCAAAAAAGGAGAAAAATACTTTGCTTTGGTGCAAGTGTCAGAAGTTAATGGTGAAAATCCAGAAAATGTTCGAAATCGAGTACCGTTTGCCTCATTAACGCCAATTCATCCAGATCAAAGACTTAGTTTAGAAATTGGTAATGGTGGTACAGAGGATATTACTGCAAGAGTCATTGACTTAATCGCACCGTTTGGAAAAGGTCAAAGAGGGTTGTTAGTTGCGCCGCCAAAAGCAGGTAAGACGATGATTATGCAAAATATCGCCTCTTCAATCTCGCGCAACCATCCAGAGTGTGAGTTGATTGTATTGTTGATTGACGAACGTCCAGAAGAAGTAACTGAAATGGCAAGAACAGTGCGTGGCGAAGTAATTGCCTCCACGTTTGACGAGCCAGCAAAGCGCCATGTTCAGGTGGCCGAAATGGTTATTCAAAAAGCTAAGAGACGTGCAGAGCAAGGTAAAGACGTCATTATTTTATTGGATTCTATTACGCGTCTTGCTAGAGCTTACAATACTGTTGCACCTTCTTCTGGAAAGGTTTTAACTGGTGGTGTGGATGCCAATGCACTACAACGCCCTAAGCGTTTTTTCGGTGCTGCTAGAAATATTGAAAATGGCGGTAGTATTACTATTATTGCAACTGCATTGATCGATACAGGCTCAAAAATGGATGAAGTTATTTATCAAGAATTTAAGGGTACGGGTAATATGGAGCTTCATTTAGAGAAGCGTTTAAGTGAAAAGCGCATCTTCCCAGCTATTAATATTAACGCCTCTGGCACACGCCGTGAAGAGCTAATTACCGATGAAAAAGAATTACAAAAATTGTGGATTTTAAGAAAAATATTACATCCTATGGATACGGTAGAAGCGGCAGAGTTTTTGATAGATCGATTAAAACTAACCAAAACCAATGATGAATTTTTTGCCTCGATGGCACAAAAGAAATAA
- the lptF gene encoding LPS export ABC transporter permease LptF, with product MHVSSAIKQAFKLQNSILAKYLIRNVLMLTAGVFIVIGLVIFGNQLVLVIKESLEEGIPIADLLPLVSFKMIRDVPLILSLSLFLAIILAVSKSYKDSEAIVMNSLGIGDKHLMVFIQPVVMIILIFILFLTTVAVPWSKQQRSMIMDRSENASEFSFIKEGEFQDFKGGELVFYASKVKEVEGESTQNMEEVFIYTLANGQPIITLATQAQKYTDAETKSVYLRLKDGARYHGFPSTANKKILNFDQYDLQIIDGEKRHNVNTTIKTESKPTLELIFSSKAGEIAEWQWRLSQPVSVFILSIFAIMLGKTSPRGGKNLGVLAGVLVFILYNNALLMAKSSLERGEISPLVGLWWVHLLVLLIIFVFYAYRHGKLSQLISKPF from the coding sequence ATGCACGTATCTTCTGCCATTAAACAGGCGTTTAAATTACAAAATAGCATTCTTGCCAAATACTTAATACGCAATGTATTAATGTTGACGGCCGGCGTGTTTATTGTGATTGGTCTGGTCATTTTTGGCAATCAACTAGTCTTAGTCATTAAAGAAAGTTTGGAAGAGGGTATTCCAATTGCTGACCTATTGCCTTTGGTGAGCTTTAAGATGATTCGAGATGTGCCGTTAATCCTATCTTTGTCTTTATTTTTAGCAATTATTTTGGCGGTCAGTAAATCCTATAAAGACTCTGAAGCCATCGTGATGAACTCTCTAGGTATTGGCGATAAGCATTTAATGGTGTTTATCCAGCCAGTGGTAATGATTATTTTGATCTTTATTTTGTTTTTAACAACAGTTGCTGTTCCGTGGTCAAAACAGCAACGCAGTATGATCATGGATCGTAGTGAAAACGCCTCTGAATTTTCCTTCATTAAAGAGGGTGAGTTTCAAGATTTCAAGGGGGGTGAGCTAGTTTTTTATGCGTCAAAAGTTAAGGAGGTTGAGGGTGAGTCAACTCAAAATATGGAGGAGGTTTTTATCTATACTTTGGCAAACGGTCAGCCGATTATTACGCTAGCAACTCAGGCGCAAAAATACACGGATGCAGAAACAAAAAGCGTTTATTTACGCCTAAAAGATGGCGCTAGATATCATGGATTTCCATCAACCGCCAACAAAAAAATTCTTAATTTTGATCAATATGATTTACAAATTATTGATGGTGAGAAGCGTCATAATGTCAACACCACGATTAAAACTGAATCAAAGCCTACTTTAGAGTTAATATTTTCAAGTAAAGCGGGCGAAATTGCAGAGTGGCAATGGCGACTCTCGCAACCTGTTAGTGTTTTTATATTATCGATTTTTGCTATTATGCTGGGTAAAACCTCGCCACGGGGCGGTAAGAATTTGGGTGTATTAGCAGGCGTTTTGGTATTTATCCTATATAACAATGCTTTATTAATGGCCAAATCAAGCTTAGAGCGAGGCGAGATATCGCCTTTAGTAGGCTTGTGGTGGGTGCATTTATTGGTGTTGCTTATTATTTTTGTGTTTTATGCTTATCGTCACGGTAAATTAAGTCAATTAATCAGCAAACCTTTTTAG